Proteins from one Hyperolius riggenbachi isolate aHypRig1 chromosome 4, aHypRig1.pri, whole genome shotgun sequence genomic window:
- the ABCC10 gene encoding ATP-binding cassette sub-family C member 10 isoform X3, whose amino-acid sequence MEDVIAQLCRSSQSDPLPVWVNGHIGTCFNQLILSTIPHVVFAVCSACHAGSSRNTTFTSLPATWLCRILFSFLLVMFCAANLALGAFFPLETIYLLEVLSGGVSCLSWFTHFLVLLRLRKTACILSRGPVILVLPILLLIPSMVITVVSLSQEGAMTSPLNSVLVARFSLSSLQLCVVILYLGVFLAPTSPRRYPINVSINDGEEETTPLISPAHIVSEDSSEDNESLLSQFFYFWLKPLMNKGANGGLKQPQDVSFLPYNLCTARVRQKFLSYSCAGRLRILSSLHACFGTHYCSLGVIKLFSVALGFMGPLLLNLLVNFMETQEEPLSWGVIYVTGLFVSGFLGAILQNQYIHQINKLMLAVRTSVLTAVYHKAICGEGTRLAKFSTGEVMNLLSTDTDRVSNFYRSFHELWSLPLQLSVTLYLLYQQVGIAFLGGLGLALLLVPLNKVVATGIMNNIKEMLLHKDTRVKIVTELLSGIRVVKFYTWEEHFFHHLNNVRLKELQCIRAINLLDAVCVYLWEALPVLTSIVIFVTYVLLGHQLSAAKVFTALALVEMLILPLNNFPWLLNGILEAKISLDRIQRFLELPDQDLLSYYKAEELPPGGDTALEVRDAMFSWRTNSGDGMNAEESSSLQLFIHHLSVCKGALVAVVGKVGCGKSSLLAAITGELNRQGGDLYVWHQENGFGFVAQEPWIQFATIRDNILFGKEYNERLYNEVLEACALFDDLTILPAGDQTEVGENGITLSGGQKARISLARAVYQEKELLLLDDPLAAVDADVASHLMEKCILGILRQKTRILCTHRTELLQRADVVILMEAGRIVRTGPPDEILSLAEVSPRVRPSKSKTQGKGSGSSLVDRKDDDEETLFPGSVMAEEEGKKEGAVSLHVYASYWRAVGSCLGASVLLALLLMQASRNMSDWWLSHWIASFSDKPRNVSISGLTRPAVSPVLLLFSSGGLVSPLRWAQFTKQNNSQDITFYLTVYGGIAAANSVFTALRALLFAFGAVRAATVIHTRLLQRMLRATVSFFDSTPVGRIINRFSSDLYCVDDTLPYLLNIFLANVFGLLGMLVMISYGLPWILPVLLPLAVLYYYIQRFYRHTSRELKRLQSITLSPIYSHFSETLTGLSTIRATRQADRSHRTVPILCIVHYRVTVGPHLQLYSDRGYDGERGENRGVLHTASVRAQRGDSNGGPRLA is encoded by the exons ATGGAAGATGTTATCGCTCAGCTCTGCAGATCTTCCCAATCTGACCCTTTACCTGTTTGGGTCAATGGCCACATTGGCACCTGCTTTAACCAGCTTATTCTCAGTACCATCCCTCACGTCGTCTTTGCAGTATGCAGTGCTTGCCATGCTGGGAGCTCCAG GAACACCACATTTACCTCCCTACCTGCTACCTGGCTGTGCCGGATTTTATTCTCATTCCTTTTAGTAATGTTTTGTGCTGCTAACTTGGCTCTGGGGGCCTTTTTTCCACTTGAAACAATCTATTTACTAGAAGTCCTCTCAGGAGGTGTATCCTGTTTATCATGGTTTACTCATTTTCTGGTGCTCCTCAGGCTTCGGAAGACAGCATGTATCCTTTCCCGGGGACCTGTCATTTTGGTATTGCCAATTCTTCTCTTGATCCCATCCATGGTGATCACCGTGGTATCGTTAAGCCAGGAGGGGGCCATGACATCTCCTCTGAACTCTGTGCTTGTAGCTCGTTTTTCTCTCTCAAGTCTCCAGCTCTGTGTGGTAATCCTGTATTTAGGGGTTTTCCTTGCACCAACTTCACCCAGGAGGTATCCCATCAATGTCTCCATAAATGATGGGGAAGAAGAGACTACTCCACTTATTTCCCCTGCCCACATTGTCAGTGAAGACTCCTCTGAAGACAATGAAAGTCTTTTGTCGCAGTTCTTTTACTTCTGGTTGAAGCCACTCATGAACAAAGGAGCAAATGGAGGACTAAAGCAACCTCAGGATGTTTCCTTTCTGCCGTACAATCTCTGTACTGCAAGAGTCCGCCAGAAATTCTTGTCCTATAGTTGTGCCGGTAGGCTGCGGATTTTATCATCTTTACATGCATGCTTCGGAACTCATTATTgttctttaggcgtgataaaactgTTCTCTGTTGCTTTGGGATTTATGGGGCCATTGTTACTGAATCTTCTGGTGAACTTTATGGAAACACAGGAGGAGCCCCTGAGCTGGGGGGTCATCTACGTTACGGGCCTGTTTGTCAGTGGATTTTTAGGGGCTATTCTACAGAATCAATACATCCATCAGATCAATAAGCTGATGCTAGCAGTCAGAACATCTGTTCTGACTGCTGTCTACCATAAGGCCATCTGTGGTGAAGGAACCAGGCTGGCTAAGTTCTCTACAGGGGAAGTGATGAATCTCCTGAGTACAGACACAGATCGAGTTTCCAATTTTTACCGCAGCTTTCACGAGCTCTGGAGCCTTCCGCTGCAGCTCTCCGTAACACTTTATCTCTTGTATCAGCAGGTGGGTATTGCCTTTCTAGGGGGTCTAGGATTGGCACTACTGTTGGTGCCCCTGAATAAAGTGGTTGCAACAGGGATCATGAATAACATCAAAGAAATGCTGCTGCACAAAGATACCCGAGTCAAG aTTGTGACTGAGTTATTGTCTGGAATTCGGGTGGTGAAATTTTACACCTGGGAAGAACATTTCTTTCACCATCTGAACAATGTGAGGCTGAAGGAGTTGCAATGTATTCGTGCGATTAACCTTTTGGATGCTGTATGTGTGTACCTATGGGAAGCTTTACCTGTCCTAACTTCTATCGTTATTTTTGTCACCTATGTGCTCCTCGGACATCAGCTTAGTGCAGCCAAG GTGTTTACTGCTCTGGCCCTTGTGGAGATGCTAATTCTGCCGCTGAACAACTTCCCCTGGTTGCTGAATGGAATCTTGGAGGCTAAAATCTCACTTGATCGGATCCAGAGGTTTTTAGAGCTTCCAGACCAAGATCTTTTGAGCTATTATAAGGCAGAGG AACTTCCACCTGGAGGAGACACTGCGTTGGAAGTAAGAGATGCCATGTTTTCCTGGAGGACTAACTCAGGAGATGGAATGAATGCAGAAGAGTCGTCCTCGCTGCAACTATTTATTCATCATCTGTCTGTTTGTAAG GGGGCGCTGGTTGCCGTTGTTGGTAAAGTCGGTTGTGGAAAAAGCTCACTGCTGGCTGCAATAACTGGAGAGTTGAACAG GCAAGGAGGAGATCTGTACGTCTGGCACCAGGAAAACGGATTTGGCTTTGTAGCTCAGGAGCCGTGGATCCAGTTTGCTACCATTAGGGACAATATTCTGTTCGGGAAGGAGTATAACGAGCGTCTCTACAATGAAGTGCTGGAGGCCTGCGCCCTGTTTGATGACCTGACC ATCTTGCCAGCTGGAGATCAGACAGAGGTCGGTGAGAACGGCATCACTCTCAGTGGGGGTCAGAAAGCCCGGATCAGTCTGGCCCGTGCAGTCTATCAG GAGAAGGAGCTCCTCTTGCTGGATGACCCGCTGGCTGCGGTAGACGCTGACGTGGCCTCCCATCTTATGGAGAAATGCATTCTGGGTATTTTGAGGCAGAAGACTAGAATTCTTTGCACTCATCGCACTGAGTTGTTGCAAAGAGCCGATGTGGTGATTCTGATGGAAGCCGGGAGAATCGTGCGGACAG GACCCCCAGATGAGATCTTGTCTCTAGCTGAAGTTTCTCCCAGAGTCCGACCTTCCAAGAGCAAAACACAAGGAAAGG GATCTGGTAGCAGCTTGGTGGATAGAAAGGATGATGATGAGGAAACCTTATTTCCTGGCTCTGTGatggctgaggaggaggggaagaAGGAGGGGGCTGTGTCTTTACACGTCTATGCCTCATACTGGCGGGCAGTGGGCAGCTGTCTTGGTGCATCAGTGTTGCTGGCATTGCTCCTCATGCAGG CTTCCAGGAACATGTCTGATTGGTGGCTCTCGCACTGGATTGCAAGCTTTTCGGACAAGCCAAGAAATGTCTCCATTTCTGGACTGACTCGCCCAGCAGTGTCACCTGTGCTGCTTCTCTTCTCTTCTGGAGGTCTTGT GTCTCCTCTGAGATGGGCTCAGTTCACCAAACAAAACAATTCTCAGGATATTACTTTCTATCTCACAGTATATGGAGGGATAGCAGCAGCCAACTCCGTCTTCACCGCCTTGCGAGCTCTCCTGTTTGCCTTTGGAGCTGTGCGAGCCGCCACTGTGATCCACACTCGCTTACTGCAGAGAATGCTAAGG GCCACGGTGTCATTCTTTGACAGCACGCCAGTTGGACGCATCATTAACCGATTCTCCTCGGATCTGTACTGCGTGGATGATACTCTGCCATACCTCCTGAACATCTTTCTGGCCAATGTGTTTGGTCTTCTGGGCATGCTGGTGATGATCAGCTATGGACTGCCCTGGATTCTGCCCGTCCTGCTGCCCTTGGCTGTTCTGTACTATTACATCCAGCGATTTTACCGACACACATCCCGCGAGCTGAAAAGGCTGCAGAGCATCACTCTGTCTCCAATCTACAGTCATTTCTCAGAGACTCTGACTGGACTCAGCACAATCCGAGCCACGCGCCAGGCAGACAG GTCTCATCGGACTGTCCCTATCCTATGCATTGTCCATTACAGGGTTACTGTCGGGCCTCATCTCCAGCTTTACTCAGACAGAGGCTATGATGGTGAGCGTGGAGAGAACAGAGGAGTACTCCACACAGCTTCCGTGCGAGCCCAGAGAGGGGACAGTAATG GTGGACCCAGGCTGGCCTAG
- the ABCC10 gene encoding ATP-binding cassette sub-family C member 10 isoform X4 produces the protein MLILPLNNFPWLLNGILEAKISLDRIQRFLELPDQDLLSYYKAEELPPGGDTALEVRDAMFSWRTNSGDGMNAEESSSLQLFIHHLSVCKGALVAVVGKVGCGKSSLLAAITGELNRQGGDLYVWHQENGFGFVAQEPWIQFATIRDNILFGKEYNERLYNEVLEACALFDDLTILPAGDQTEVGENGITLSGGQKARISLARAVYQEKELLLLDDPLAAVDADVASHLMEKCILGILRQKTRILCTHRTELLQRADVVILMEAGRIVRTGPPDEILSLAEVSPRVRPSKSKTQGKGSGSSLVDRKDDDEETLFPGSVMAEEEGKKEGAVSLHVYASYWRAVGSCLGASVLLALLLMQASRNMSDWWLSHWIASFSDKPRNVSISGLTRPAVSPVLLLFSSGGLVSPLRWAQFTKQNNSQDITFYLTVYGGIAAANSVFTALRALLFAFGAVRAATVIHTRLLQRMLRATVSFFDSTPVGRIINRFSSDLYCVDDTLPYLLNIFLANVFGLLGMLVMISYGLPWILPVLLPLAVLYYYIQRFYRHTSRELKRLQSITLSPIYSHFSETLTGLSTIRATRQADRFEKECEARLERNQRCVFTSNSAVQWLDIRLQMIGVVVVSAIAVIAIIQHQRGAGDPGLIGLSLSYALSITGLLSGLISSFTQTEAMMVSVERTEEYSTQLPCEPREGTVMVDPGWPSTGCIEFKDAVLCYRPGLPNALDGVSFTISPGEKVGIVGRTGSGKSSLFLALFRMMELNSGLILIDDIPTQELNVEVVRSRLAIIPQDAFLFSGSVRENLDPLSLHLDTDLLDVLSQCHLLDLVERIGGLDAGVGDRGKNFSLGQRQLLCLARALLTQAKILCIDEATASVDHQTDQLLQLTIRERFKDHTVLTIAHRLNTIMDSDRILVMHAGKVAEMDSPTTLSNNENSNFYRLINSGQL, from the exons ATGCTAATTCTGCCGCTGAACAACTTCCCCTGGTTGCTGAATGGAATCTTGGAGGCTAAAATCTCACTTGATCGGATCCAGAGGTTTTTAGAGCTTCCAGACCAAGATCTTTTGAGCTATTATAAGGCAGAGG AACTTCCACCTGGAGGAGACACTGCGTTGGAAGTAAGAGATGCCATGTTTTCCTGGAGGACTAACTCAGGAGATGGAATGAATGCAGAAGAGTCGTCCTCGCTGCAACTATTTATTCATCATCTGTCTGTTTGTAAG GGGGCGCTGGTTGCCGTTGTTGGTAAAGTCGGTTGTGGAAAAAGCTCACTGCTGGCTGCAATAACTGGAGAGTTGAACAG GCAAGGAGGAGATCTGTACGTCTGGCACCAGGAAAACGGATTTGGCTTTGTAGCTCAGGAGCCGTGGATCCAGTTTGCTACCATTAGGGACAATATTCTGTTCGGGAAGGAGTATAACGAGCGTCTCTACAATGAAGTGCTGGAGGCCTGCGCCCTGTTTGATGACCTGACC ATCTTGCCAGCTGGAGATCAGACAGAGGTCGGTGAGAACGGCATCACTCTCAGTGGGGGTCAGAAAGCCCGGATCAGTCTGGCCCGTGCAGTCTATCAG GAGAAGGAGCTCCTCTTGCTGGATGACCCGCTGGCTGCGGTAGACGCTGACGTGGCCTCCCATCTTATGGAGAAATGCATTCTGGGTATTTTGAGGCAGAAGACTAGAATTCTTTGCACTCATCGCACTGAGTTGTTGCAAAGAGCCGATGTGGTGATTCTGATGGAAGCCGGGAGAATCGTGCGGACAG GACCCCCAGATGAGATCTTGTCTCTAGCTGAAGTTTCTCCCAGAGTCCGACCTTCCAAGAGCAAAACACAAGGAAAGG GATCTGGTAGCAGCTTGGTGGATAGAAAGGATGATGATGAGGAAACCTTATTTCCTGGCTCTGTGatggctgaggaggaggggaagaAGGAGGGGGCTGTGTCTTTACACGTCTATGCCTCATACTGGCGGGCAGTGGGCAGCTGTCTTGGTGCATCAGTGTTGCTGGCATTGCTCCTCATGCAGG CTTCCAGGAACATGTCTGATTGGTGGCTCTCGCACTGGATTGCAAGCTTTTCGGACAAGCCAAGAAATGTCTCCATTTCTGGACTGACTCGCCCAGCAGTGTCACCTGTGCTGCTTCTCTTCTCTTCTGGAGGTCTTGT GTCTCCTCTGAGATGGGCTCAGTTCACCAAACAAAACAATTCTCAGGATATTACTTTCTATCTCACAGTATATGGAGGGATAGCAGCAGCCAACTCCGTCTTCACCGCCTTGCGAGCTCTCCTGTTTGCCTTTGGAGCTGTGCGAGCCGCCACTGTGATCCACACTCGCTTACTGCAGAGAATGCTAAGG GCCACGGTGTCATTCTTTGACAGCACGCCAGTTGGACGCATCATTAACCGATTCTCCTCGGATCTGTACTGCGTGGATGATACTCTGCCATACCTCCTGAACATCTTTCTGGCCAATGTGTTTGGTCTTCTGGGCATGCTGGTGATGATCAGCTATGGACTGCCCTGGATTCTGCCCGTCCTGCTGCCCTTGGCTGTTCTGTACTATTACATCCAGCGATTTTACCGACACACATCCCGCGAGCTGAAAAGGCTGCAGAGCATCACTCTGTCTCCAATCTACAGTCATTTCTCAGAGACTCTGACTGGACTCAGCACAATCCGAGCCACGCGCCAGGCAGACAG ATTTGAGAAGGAGTGTGAAGCTCGGTTGGAGAGGAACCAGCGGTGTGTATTCACCAGTAACAGCGCTGTGCAGTGGTTGGACATCCGCTTGCAGATGATCGGGGTAGTTGTGGTGTCGGCAATTGCTGTTATCGCTATAATCCAGCACCAGCGGGGGGCTGGAGATCCTG GTCTCATCGGACTGTCCCTATCCTATGCATTGTCCATTACAGGGTTACTGTCGGGCCTCATCTCCAGCTTTACTCAGACAGAGGCTATGATGGTGAGCGTGGAGAGAACAGAGGAGTACTCCACACAGCTTCCGTGCGAGCCCAGAGAGGGGACAGTAATG GTGGACCCAGGCTGGCCTAGCACTGGCTGTATTGAATTCAAAGATGCTGTTTTATGTTACCGTCCTGGTCTTCCCAATGCCCTTGATGGTGTCAGCTTTACCATTTCTCCTGGAGAGAAGGTTGGAATTGTGGGTCGGACAGGTTCTGGGAAGTCCAGCTTGTTCTTGGCTCTCTTCCGCATGATGGAGCTGAATTCTGGGCTCATTCTCATTGATGACATTCCCACACAAGAATTGAATGTGGAGGTGGTGAG GTCACGCCTTGCAATCATCCCTCAGGATGCCTTCCTGTTCAGCGGCAGTGTGCGTGAGAACCTGGACCCATTGTCCCTCCACTTAGACACTGATCTGCTGGATGTACTGTCACAGTGCCATTTACTGGACTTGGTGGAGCGTATTG GGGGTCTGGATGCTGGCGTTGGTGATAGAGGAAAGAATTTCTCCCTCGGACAGCGGCAGCTCTTGTGTCTGGCCAGAGCTCTACTAACACAGGCCAAG ATCCTATGCATTGATGAGGCCACAGCCAGTGTAGACCACCAAACGGACCAACTGCTCCAACTCACCATCCGGGAGAGATTTAAGGACCACACCGTCCTCACCATTGCTCACAG